A portion of the Myxococcales bacterium genome contains these proteins:
- a CDS encoding type II secretion system F family protein, which produces MLTPDQTLDLLRYGSVSVLVSAMGITSYLLAASPSRGASALGLRGMRRQRALQRGGTWATVEPFVRWLGVRVSGLVSDRMRSAIDEQLGFAGDRLGLVAEEFVALTILSTAFGSAAGLGLSYWLELGPVGVIFGPMLGAAAPWLHLSGLATERLRDISRGLPQTTDLMAMAMSAGLDFPGAVRQVVDKSSNPDDPIVDELTALLRTLSIGRTRKDALLELMRRVPTEVVKEFCSSIVQAEERGNPVAEVLQIQASTARTRRSVRAEELAAQAGVKITLPLMMVFGCVLGLVLGPALLNIVEAGQ; this is translated from the coding sequence ATGCTCACCCCCGACCAAACGCTCGACCTCCTTCGCTACGGCTCCGTCTCGGTGCTCGTGTCGGCCATGGGCATCACGAGCTACCTACTCGCGGCGTCGCCGTCGCGCGGCGCCAGCGCCCTCGGCCTCCGCGGCATGCGGCGCCAGCGGGCCCTTCAGCGCGGCGGAACGTGGGCCACCGTGGAGCCCTTCGTCCGCTGGCTCGGCGTACGCGTCAGCGGCCTCGTCTCGGACCGGATGCGAAGCGCCATCGACGAGCAACTCGGCTTCGCCGGCGACCGCCTTGGCTTGGTCGCCGAGGAGTTCGTGGCCCTCACGATCCTCTCAACGGCCTTCGGCTCGGCGGCGGGCCTTGGGCTCTCGTATTGGCTCGAGCTGGGCCCCGTCGGGGTCATCTTTGGGCCCATGCTCGGAGCCGCGGCGCCTTGGCTTCACCTGAGCGGCCTCGCGACGGAGCGGCTCCGCGACATCTCGCGCGGCCTCCCGCAGACGACCGACCTCATGGCCATGGCCATGAGCGCGGGCCTGGATTTCCCCGGCGCCGTTCGGCAGGTCGTCGACAAGTCAAGCAACCCCGACGATCCCATCGTCGACGAGCTCACGGCGCTCCTCCGAACCTTGTCCATCGGCCGCACGCGAAAGGACGCGCTGCTCGAGCTGATGCGCCGCGTGCCGACGGAGGTCGTGAAGGAGTTTTGCTCGTCGATCGTTCAGGCGGAGGAGCGCGGCAACCCGGTGGCCGAGGTGCTCCAGATTCAAGCCTCGACCGCGCGCACGCGCCGCTCGGTGCGCGCGGAAGAGCTCGCCGCGCAGGCCGGCGTAAAGATCACGCTGCCGTTGATGATGGTCTTTGGATGCGTCCTCGGCCTCGTCTTGGGGCCCGCGCTCCTGAACATCGTCGAGGCCGGCCAATGA
- the tadA gene encoding Flp pilus assembly complex ATPase component TadA gives MSGLAAQGSAKANVQVLVRSATAERFEMFPIGSQVVVGRHTSCQLRLESDTVSRQHAVLELTPDGLRVEDVSTNGTMAGETLLRREAAVVPYGTPISLGEFVLFARMTDRPATSGQVVPSGNPGGISGDGGPWGGPSATTNIAPMGGGGGGGGERPTAPPVQPLGGPQPLAAAPAQFPSGFPQPPTQNAFVVMPAGSGAPAPAAGPLPAPLPAPRPPTGAVVTMREANAPVYAPPPAYVAPPQAAARGPAPVAHAPQQSSSVPLPPVGAPPRTGAHPLPTGSAAVMQRQALTGEALERRKRDVELRRRIHKVLLEHLDLATMDPSKLDDPSIRPRVLGALRRIVGSIDPNVAPDLDRDTLIGELADEALGLGPLERFLSDPAVSEIMVVDPETIYIERGGRLVLSDARFTDDDRVRAVIERIVTPLGRRIDESSPIVDARLKDGSRVNAIIKPLALRGSCITIRKFARTPLTLERLIELGTLTPPVARFLTRSVIAKKNIIISGGTGSGKTTLLNVLSGAIPSHERIVTIEDAAELQLKQPHVVSLETRPPNLEGRGEYTIRDLVKNALRMRPDRIVVGECRGGEALDMLQAMNTGHDGSLTTTHANTPQEAASRLETLALMSGLDLPSRAIREQISASIHLIVQQSRLSDGTRKITAVSEVIGMDDEGAVELRPIFEFVRTGTGPNGQVVGDFRATGYLPSYLSDFIVMGLVAPGESYL, from the coding sequence ATGTCGGGGCTCGCGGCACAGGGAAGCGCTAAGGCCAACGTGCAGGTGCTCGTGCGCTCGGCCACGGCCGAACGCTTCGAGATGTTTCCCATCGGCTCGCAGGTCGTGGTGGGGCGTCACACGAGTTGTCAGCTCCGCCTCGAGAGCGACACCGTGTCGCGTCAACACGCGGTCCTTGAGCTCACGCCCGACGGGCTCCGCGTGGAGGACGTCTCGACCAACGGGACCATGGCCGGAGAGACGCTGCTACGGCGCGAGGCCGCCGTCGTGCCCTACGGCACCCCGATCTCGCTCGGTGAGTTCGTCCTCTTCGCGCGCATGACCGATCGCCCCGCCACCTCGGGGCAGGTGGTGCCCTCGGGCAATCCCGGCGGTATCTCCGGCGATGGCGGCCCTTGGGGCGGACCGAGCGCGACCACCAACATCGCTCCTATGGGAGGCGGCGGCGGCGGCGGCGGAGAGCGCCCGACGGCGCCACCGGTGCAGCCGCTCGGTGGGCCCCAACCGTTGGCGGCAGCGCCAGCGCAGTTTCCAAGCGGCTTTCCGCAACCGCCGACTCAAAACGCGTTCGTCGTGATGCCCGCCGGGAGCGGCGCTCCCGCGCCAGCGGCCGGCCCTTTGCCAGCGCCCCTGCCGGCGCCGCGACCGCCGACGGGAGCGGTCGTGACGATGCGCGAAGCGAACGCGCCGGTCTACGCGCCGCCGCCAGCGTACGTGGCGCCGCCGCAAGCCGCCGCCCGCGGTCCGGCGCCGGTGGCCCACGCCCCGCAACAGTCGTCGTCGGTACCCCTCCCGCCGGTGGGCGCTCCGCCGCGGACCGGCGCGCATCCCCTGCCGACGGGCAGCGCCGCCGTGATGCAGCGTCAGGCGTTGACGGGAGAAGCCCTCGAGCGGCGCAAGCGCGACGTCGAGCTTCGAAGGCGCATCCACAAAGTGCTCCTCGAGCACCTCGACCTCGCGACCATGGACCCGTCGAAGCTCGATGATCCGTCGATCAGGCCGCGCGTGCTAGGCGCCCTTCGCCGCATCGTCGGGAGCATCGATCCGAACGTCGCGCCGGATCTCGATCGCGACACGCTGATCGGCGAGCTGGCCGACGAGGCGCTCGGCCTGGGCCCCCTCGAACGATTCCTCTCCGACCCCGCCGTCTCGGAGATCATGGTCGTCGATCCAGAGACCATCTACATCGAGCGTGGCGGTCGGCTGGTGCTCAGCGACGCTCGCTTCACCGACGACGACCGCGTCCGCGCCGTCATCGAGCGCATCGTGACGCCCCTCGGAAGACGCATCGACGAATCGTCGCCCATCGTCGACGCGCGGCTGAAAGACGGGTCGCGCGTCAACGCCATCATCAAGCCGCTGGCGCTCCGCGGCTCGTGCATCACGATCCGAAAGTTCGCTCGTACGCCGCTCACGCTGGAGCGCCTCATCGAACTGGGCACGCTCACGCCGCCGGTGGCTCGCTTTCTCACCCGCAGCGTCATCGCCAAGAAGAACATCATCATCTCGGGCGGCACCGGCAGCGGCAAGACCACGCTCCTCAACGTGCTCTCGGGCGCCATTCCCTCGCACGAACGCATCGTAACCATCGAGGATGCGGCGGAGCTCCAGCTCAAGCAGCCGCATGTGGTGTCCCTCGAGACGCGGCCACCGAACCTTGAAGGGCGCGGCGAATACACGATCCGCGATCTCGTGAAGAACGCCCTCCGCATGCGACCGGACCGCATCGTCGTCGGCGAGTGCCGCGGTGGTGAGGCCCTCGACATGCTCCAAGCGATGAACACGGGCCACGACGGTTCGCTCACCACGACCCACGCGAACACGCCGCAGGAAGCCGCCTCGCGACTCGAGACGCTGGCCTTGATGAGCGGCCTCGACCTCCCGTCGCGGGCCATTCGCGAGCAGATCTCCGCGAGCATTCACCTCATCGTGCAGCAGTCGCGCCTCTCCGACGGCACGCGCAAGATCACCGCGGTGAGCGAGGTCATCGGTATGGACGACGAAGGCGCCGTCGAGCTGCGCCCGATCTTCGAGTTCGTCCGCACAGGTACGGGCCCGAACGGCCAGGTCGTCGGCGATTTCCGCGCGACCGGCTACCTTCCGTCATACCTCAGCGACTTCATCGTCATGGGGCTCGTCGCTCCCGGGGAGAGCTACCTGTGA
- a CDS encoding type II secretion system F family protein, which produces MTSLLEALERINLPALRAAALGLIVLGLFAMTFAMLADTSSLAWKYWGRYTSALERKLRAQFIWTKGRVIALWQVGALVALAAAGAFVPVPQPYAIALVIAVGPWIHIERQRRARVELIERQLDGFMLALANALKTTPSIGSALASTIHILSEPTRQEVELAVKEMKVGSTLDQALIHMAARIGSRQVDAALSAVLIGRQVGGNLSRLLEQTAASLREMGRLEGVVRTKTAEGKMQVGFLAVLPLALIIALNFMWPGFFTPLTKSFTGYAIVLVCGLLWISAIFIARKILDVDI; this is translated from the coding sequence GTGACGTCGCTCCTCGAGGCGCTCGAGCGCATCAATTTGCCCGCCCTCCGGGCGGCAGCCCTCGGCCTCATCGTCCTTGGCCTCTTCGCGATGACCTTCGCCATGCTCGCCGACACGAGCAGCCTCGCGTGGAAGTACTGGGGCCGGTACACGTCGGCCTTGGAGCGCAAGCTCCGCGCGCAGTTCATCTGGACGAAGGGCCGCGTCATCGCCTTGTGGCAAGTGGGAGCGCTCGTCGCGCTGGCGGCCGCCGGCGCCTTCGTCCCCGTCCCCCAACCCTACGCCATCGCGCTCGTCATCGCGGTAGGGCCATGGATCCACATCGAGCGGCAGCGCCGGGCACGGGTGGAGCTCATCGAGCGGCAGCTTGACGGGTTCATGCTCGCGCTGGCCAACGCACTAAAAACGACGCCGAGCATCGGTTCGGCGCTCGCGTCGACGATCCACATTTTGTCGGAGCCCACGCGGCAGGAGGTTGAGCTCGCCGTCAAAGAGATGAAGGTCGGCTCCACGCTCGACCAGGCGCTCATCCACATGGCCGCGCGCATTGGGAGTCGCCAGGTCGACGCCGCGCTGTCGGCCGTCCTCATCGGACGTCAGGTGGGCGGCAACTTGTCGCGTCTCTTGGAGCAAACGGCGGCCTCGCTGCGCGAGATGGGTCGCCTCGAGGGCGTGGTCCGCACGAAGACCGCCGAGGGCAAGATGCAGGTCGGATTTCTCGCCGTCTTGCCGCTCGCGCTCATCATCGCGCTGAACTTCATGTGGCCCGGCTTCTTCACGCCGCTGACCAAGTCGTTCACGGGCTACGCCATCGTTCTCGTGTGCGGTCTCCTGTGGATCTCCGCCATCTTCATCGCCCGCAAGATCCTGGACGTCGACATCTGA
- a CDS encoding CpaF family protein, with amino-acid sequence MSSAQIPREVFEETLLQFFAPVRPFLDDPTVSEVMINGPNQIFIERKGRIELTTARFPSREALLAALRNLAQFVGKHVDDAHPILEARMPDGSRVEALIPPVAPDGPHIAIRRFFKETLTVERLIGFGALTEEVASALHAIVHAKINVLVAGGTGSGKTSMLNALSSFIPNGDRVVVIEDSRELQLQREHVVQLEARPADPRGRGAVSIRDLFRATLRMRPDRIVVGEIRSGEALDLVQAMTSGHGGCMSTLHATYPRDTLTRLETMALMSDIEMPLVAMRMQIGSAVQCIVQVSRLQDGSRKVTHVSEVRGFDTATDSYRLANIFERTYLGIGPGGEVQSQLAATGVVPEFLSQLHEHGLDLPVGVHEAAKRLAASGRGA; translated from the coding sequence ATGAGCTCGGCGCAGATTCCCCGTGAAGTCTTCGAGGAGACGCTGTTGCAGTTCTTCGCGCCGGTGCGGCCGTTCCTTGACGATCCGACCGTCAGCGAGGTGATGATCAACGGCCCAAACCAAATCTTCATCGAACGCAAGGGTCGCATCGAGCTCACGACGGCTCGCTTCCCAAGCCGCGAGGCGCTCTTGGCGGCGCTCCGCAACCTGGCTCAGTTCGTCGGCAAACACGTCGACGACGCCCACCCGATCCTCGAAGCGCGCATGCCCGACGGCTCACGCGTAGAGGCGCTCATTCCGCCCGTCGCGCCCGACGGTCCGCACATCGCCATTCGTCGCTTCTTCAAGGAGACGCTCACCGTCGAACGACTCATCGGCTTCGGCGCGCTCACGGAGGAGGTCGCGAGCGCCCTGCACGCCATCGTGCACGCCAAGATCAACGTGCTCGTGGCGGGCGGCACCGGCAGCGGCAAGACGAGCATGCTCAACGCCCTCTCGTCGTTCATTCCCAACGGCGACCGCGTGGTGGTCATCGAAGACTCGCGGGAGCTTCAGCTCCAGCGCGAACACGTGGTCCAACTGGAGGCGCGCCCCGCCGATCCGCGCGGCCGTGGGGCCGTCTCCATCCGCGATCTCTTCCGGGCCACGCTCCGCATGCGCCCCGACCGCATCGTCGTTGGCGAAATTCGCTCCGGCGAGGCGCTCGACCTCGTGCAGGCGATGACCAGCGGCCACGGCGGCTGCATGTCGACGCTGCACGCCACCTACCCGCGCGACACGCTCACGCGGCTCGAGACCATGGCCCTCATGAGCGACATCGAGATGCCGCTCGTCGCCATGCGCATGCAAATCGGCTCCGCGGTCCAGTGCATTGTACAGGTTTCTCGTCTGCAGGATGGTTCGCGAAAGGTCACCCACGTGAGCGAGGTGCGCGGCTTCGACACGGCCACCGACAGCTACCGGCTCGCGAACATCTTCGAGCGCACCTACCTCGGCATCGGCCCCGGCGGGGAGGTCCAGAGCCAGCTCGCGGCGACGGGCGTCGTGCCGGAGTTCTTGTCGCAGCTTCACGAGCACGGCCTCGACTTGCCCGTCGGCGTCCACGAGGCGGCGAAACGGTTGGCTGCCTCGGGACGGGGGGCATGA
- the cpaB gene encoding Flp pilus assembly protein CpaB — MNRRALLIALVVAALGGLLLLLYQQRFEREASGGERIKLLVALKPIERGKALAEDMLDTRDVPLAYVEDRAIRAADKSKILGLKLGVSLQPQQTLMWTDLVGSADERRDPATLIQPGNRAVTIRAGRDDTSSTALIRPGNYVDVIAVLPQPGQAEQKSAAVLLQRVLVVAVGSETSPEGSEAAHDRARSERESMLTVSVTLSEAQLLALATEKGRLMVALRNPTDQPRPPQPDLPSSTLLNVIEREQIKGVRRPTGPTRLEEQR, encoded by the coding sequence ATGAACCGGCGTGCCCTGCTCATCGCCCTCGTCGTCGCGGCTCTCGGGGGCCTCTTGCTCCTGCTCTACCAGCAACGCTTCGAGCGCGAAGCCTCCGGCGGCGAACGCATCAAGCTCTTGGTGGCGCTCAAACCCATCGAGCGAGGCAAGGCCCTCGCCGAGGACATGCTCGACACCCGCGACGTACCGCTCGCGTACGTGGAAGATCGGGCCATTCGGGCCGCCGACAAGTCAAAGATCCTGGGCCTGAAGCTCGGCGTGTCGCTTCAGCCGCAGCAGACTCTCATGTGGACCGACCTCGTCGGCTCCGCCGACGAGCGCCGCGACCCGGCAACGCTCATCCAGCCCGGCAACCGCGCCGTCACGATCCGCGCCGGGCGCGACGACACGAGCAGCACGGCGCTCATCAGGCCCGGCAACTACGTCGACGTGATCGCCGTTTTGCCGCAGCCGGGCCAAGCTGAGCAGAAGAGCGCCGCGGTGCTCCTCCAGCGCGTCCTCGTCGTCGCCGTCGGGAGCGAAACGTCGCCCGAGGGTTCGGAGGCGGCGCACGATCGCGCACGCAGCGAGCGCGAGTCGATGCTCACCGTGTCGGTCACGCTGTCAGAAGCGCAGTTGCTCGCGCTCGCCACGGAGAAGGGGCGCCTCATGGTGGCGCTCCGCAACCCGACGGATCAACCGCGCCCGCCGCAGCCCGACCTACCGTCGAGCACGCTCCTCAACGTCATCGAGCGAGAGCAGATCAAAGGCGTTCGCAGACCGACCGGTCCCACACGCCTCGAGGAGCAACGATGA